TATCTGTATTATGCCATTTTTCTATGTTAATTTTATTACCATTTTTTTTAGTAAGAAAATTTTCCTTTTTTAACAAGCTTTCAAAAAGTAATATTGCCATAATTATTGGGATGTTGATACTACTGGCTGTTCCCAAATCTATAGCGGAGCCATTGGTTACAGCTATTAATCCTAAATATAGTGATTATTTGGAGGCTACTTCTACTTATTTAGGGACTATTGCTCTTTTTATACCTTTTTTTATTATCAATAATTTTATACTATGGCATTATTATAATAAGTTTTATCTATGGGAAAGTAGAGTGAATGAGTCTTATAAGAAATACCTCCCAATATTTATTCAATTGGTACAATACGCAAACTACCTTATCTTAGCACAATATTTTATAAGAGATTTTTCTAGGATAACTATGAATTTAAGCTTACTATCCTATATCTACTTGTCCGTAATATTTTTTTATAGACGGGAAACAAAGCAAGATAAATTAAGAGTGTTCTTAATGAAATTTATGTTGTATTTATGGGGAGGAGTTAGTTTTTATTTAATATTTTTATCATTGAATGAAGGAGAGTACTTTGATGTAATTGAGAAAACATTTAATAGCAATTTAATATTTAGATAACATTTTTTACCTCAAATTTAAACTACTTATGTTAAAATCTAATCTGTATACAATTTTGGTAATATTTTGCACTGTTTCTCTCAGTAGCTGTCAGAAATTCACATATAAGTATCTTCCCAAAAATTATGAGGAAATGGTATTTATATCTAGAGCAGAAAGAGACAGTGTAAGAAAAACTATATTAAATCCGTATAATTTGGTTAGAGCACTCCCTAAAAATTATTCAACAAGAGGAGATGTAGATTATACAGAACAAATACAAAATGCTATTGATAAGTATAGTCATGTTATTTTTCCAAATTTTCCAATTTTGATAAATGATAGAGGATTGTCTATACCTTCTAATAGGAAAATCTATTTTAATCCTAATTCTAAATTAATTTTAAAGGCTAGTGATAAGGGGCAGTATGAAATTTTAAGAATTCATGATGCAGAAAATG
The genomic region above belongs to Riemerella anatipestifer and contains:
- a CDS encoding EpsG family protein; this encodes MSGSIFFIIQAFITWTPDLFNYEIHFYNIDLDYVRLAVEPVHIKLIEFVHYINEDFQYFLGVYAALTLILFLFFLKKTTPSPAFVLSIFFIVPYFLNIIQIRNFLAISVFLVAVLYYEKRKIIFWAFYILSVLCHFSMLILLPFFLVRKFSFFNKLSKSNIAIIIGMLILLAVPKSIAEPLVTAINPKYSDYLEATSTYLGTIALFIPFFIINNFILWHYYNKFYLWESRVNESYKKYLPIFIQLVQYANYLILAQYFIRDFSRITMNLSLLSYIYLSVIFFYRRETKQDKLRVFLMKFMLYLWGGVSFYLIFLSLNEGEYFDVIEKTFNSNLIFR